In Serinus canaria isolate serCan28SL12 chromosome 7 unlocalized genomic scaffold, serCan2020 HiC_scaffold_29, whole genome shotgun sequence, a single genomic region encodes these proteins:
- the YBEY gene encoding endoribonuclease YbeY isoform X3 — MSVALRNAQRAVPLRRAALRRVVCTLRAALGASRFDVGLVCASNALMQRLNGVYRHCPVPTDVLSFPFHQVEAGELPRPSCRGDYNLGDIFLGVEYIHQQCHETGEDFDDVLTIPFV; from the exons ATGAGCGTGGCGCTGCGAAATGCGCAGCGCGCTGTGCCCTTACGCCGGGCCGCGCTCCGCCGCGTCGTGTGTACCTTGCGCGCCGCCCTGGGCGCCTCCCGCTTCGACGTTGGGCTAGTTTGCGCCAGCAACGCGTTGATGCAGCGACTGAACGGCGTCTACCGACATTGCCCAGTGCCCACCGACGTCCTCTCTTTCCCGTTCCACCAAGTGGAGGCGGGGGAGCTGCCGCGGCCGAGCTGCCGCGGCGATTACAACCTGGGGGACATCTTCCTAGGGGTAGAATACATCCACCAACAGTGCCACGAAACCGGGGAGGATTTTGACGACGTCCTGACG ATACCTTTTGTATGA
- the YBEY gene encoding endoribonuclease YbeY isoform X1 — protein sequence MSVALRNAQRAVPLRRAALRRVVCTLRAALGASRFDVGLVCASNALMQRLNGVYRHCPVPTDVLSFPFHQVEAGELPRPSCRGDYNLGDIFLGVEYIHQQCHETGEDFDDVLTVTAAHGLCHLLGFRHDTKPEWEQMYQKETQILEELNRLTGSRLRPLTSGLF from the exons ATGAGCGTGGCGCTGCGAAATGCGCAGCGCGCTGTGCCCTTACGCCGGGCCGCGCTCCGCCGCGTCGTGTGTACCTTGCGCGCCGCCCTGGGCGCCTCCCGCTTCGACGTTGGGCTAGTTTGCGCCAGCAACGCGTTGATGCAGCGACTGAACGGCGTCTACCGACATTGCCCAGTGCCCACCGACGTCCTCTCTTTCCCGTTCCACCAAGTGGAGGCGGGGGAGCTGCCGCGGCCGAGCTGCCGCGGCGATTACAACCTGGGGGACATCTTCCTAGGGGTAGAATACATCCACCAACAGTGCCACGAAACCGGGGAGGATTTTGACGACGTCCTGACG GTGACGGCGGCTCACGGATTGTGCCACCTGCTCGGCTTCCGGCACGACACGAAACCCGAGTGGGAGCAG ATGTACCAGAAGGAAACGCAAatcctggaggagctgaacCGCCTCACAGGCTCCCGCTTGCGGCCCCTCACCTCCGGCCTCTTCTGA
- the YBEY gene encoding endoribonuclease YbeY isoform X2, producing MSVALRNAQRAVPLRRAALRRVVCTLRAALGASRFDVGLVCASNALMQRLNGVYRHCPVPTDVLSFPFHQVEAGELPRPSCRGDYNLGDIFLGVEYIHQQCHETGEDFDDVLTMYQKETQILEELNRLTGSRLRPLTSGLF from the exons ATGAGCGTGGCGCTGCGAAATGCGCAGCGCGCTGTGCCCTTACGCCGGGCCGCGCTCCGCCGCGTCGTGTGTACCTTGCGCGCCGCCCTGGGCGCCTCCCGCTTCGACGTTGGGCTAGTTTGCGCCAGCAACGCGTTGATGCAGCGACTGAACGGCGTCTACCGACATTGCCCAGTGCCCACCGACGTCCTCTCTTTCCCGTTCCACCAAGTGGAGGCGGGGGAGCTGCCGCGGCCGAGCTGCCGCGGCGATTACAACCTGGGGGACATCTTCCTAGGGGTAGAATACATCCACCAACAGTGCCACGAAACCGGGGAGGATTTTGACGACGTCCTGACG ATGTACCAGAAGGAAACGCAAatcctggaggagctgaacCGCCTCACAGGCTCCCGCTTGCGGCCCCTCACCTCCGGCCTCTTCTGA